A single genomic interval of Monodelphis domestica isolate mMonDom1 chromosome X, mMonDom1.pri, whole genome shotgun sequence harbors:
- the LOC103102557 gene encoding synaptotagmin-like protein 2, whose product MEPDLNREGSFQIDQGPKNPNPKSSSDMMASSSVKGRVYSGSKGDLRPTDIQGAVQVALDYDKTFGEFKIYVCQCKNLAVVDGSKGRSDPYVKTYLIPDSTRLGKRKTSVRKRTVNPTFQEMLKYKIEKMALIDQKLNLSVWHNDLLGHNIFMGEIEIDLASWDWGNRKLNWYTLRPRHSL is encoded by the exons ATGGAGCCCGATCTGAATCGTGAGGGAAGCTTCCAGATCGACCAAGGCCCAAAGAACCCGAACCCCAAAAGTTCCTCTGACATGATGGCCTCATCCTCT GTGAAAGGCAGGGTATATAGTGGCTCTAAAGGGGACCTGAGGCCCACAGATATCCAGGGAGCAGTCCAGGTGGCTCTGGACTATGACAAGACATTTGGAGAATTCAAGATTTACGTGTGTCAGTGCAAGAACCTGGCAGTGGTAGATGGAAGCAAAGGCAGATCTGACCC GTACGTCAAAACCTACCTGATCCCTGACAGCACCCGACTGGGTAAAAGGAAGACGTCTGTGCGGAAAAGGACGGTGAACCCGACTTTCCAAGAAATGCTGAAG TACAAGATTGAGAAAATGGCCCTGATAGACCAGAAGCTGAACCTCTCCGTGTGGCACAATGACCTTCTGGGACATAATATTTTCATGGGAGAGATAGAGATCGACTTGGCCAGCTGGGATTGGGGCAACCGGAAGCTCAACTGGTACACACTTAGACCAAGG CACTCACTGTAG